Sequence from the Ziziphus jujuba cultivar Dongzao chromosome 9, ASM3175591v1 genome:
AAGGACAGAAAAGTAAAGGAATTGTAAAGGGCAAAAGCTACCCCgcagaagaaaaatatattagcttTAATTGGAACGTGTTAGATGTATATCCACATATTTAGACCCTTTTATAGTGAATATGAATCAAGGTGCTCTACTTTCTTTCCTCTTCTCCAACACTCCATAATTCGTCTCTCTGCTTTGCGTGTGttttaaaacttatttttgCTTTGAAAGACGTTTGAATTGTTTCTtgattttcctaattatatgaACAATCTTTTTCGAGTAGCTCCCACTTTATTACCAAAAGTTCGATACAATAATAAAGTGAAAAGTAACTATTAATGATTTTCCTTGGCCACAGGATACAACAAACATAATATGGTATACTATATATTCCTACCTAATTGAGGGAGCTTTAAATAAGTGAAACCTATATATTACGTTagtttttctaataattttttattatccaAAATCCCAAatgcttataatatataatagggGTCCACTTTGCTTCTCTTTGCCAACCAAGATGAACTTTCTTTATAAATAAGATAGATACGTgggcaaaataattaattcattaaaaagACTTTGAAGTGATGTTTCTTTCTTGGTTGGGGTGTTTTGATTGGATCTTCATAAGCTGTGAAGAAGATTATTGCCACAAAATCAGTATTTAATCTCCTTGATTAGGAACTTGATTATGTGTTGGTAATGCAGTGTGATGTATAAGATTcataagccaaaaaaaagatTCATATCTTCCATATAATAAGGCCTATCCGTTTCTCAATACGACAAAACTCCAAATCTCGTACATAACAATGGTTGAAGACTTCAAAAAGCTAAAGCttctgaattttgattttttttttttttatgtatgaaggaataatattaagcaattaaattaaaagtattcgacgaacccaaaaataaataaataaagtatgtTATTCCATCTcagaggaaaataataattattcacaAAAGATGTGGCATTATGGTAGAGGGTAGCCCTTaaaattgttactttcaatGCACAAACTATGGAGGCGTGGCTTGAAGTTGAGAAGTGAGAAGTCTAATCGACAAAAATGGATTGGTGCGATCGATGGCCAGCTGTTGCAAGAAAACTCTAGCATCCATCAACCAGACCCATCAAAGTTGCTTTTTGTTCAAACGTAGCACCTTCCCTACTTGTCTTTTATTGgcctctattttgttttttaaatgatttttgtaTTATTGCCGAGGATGATATTTAAATATGGGCTAATTTATTTTAGTAGTTTTGGTTTGAAAAAAGTTACAGCTCTAATCTTCTAATTTAGTCAAATACATCTCCAGATTTAAAAATGATGagcttaaaatattatatagaaagaaaattattgtaaatgattaaaaaaatttaaattttaaacattttaatatagtttttaaatttgattttgtccatttcaaacttttaaaagtagttaaaaaatataacattaaaAGTACAAAAATCATCAAGGAGGGACGGAATTACGATTGTCCACGTGGGGGGCCGAAATTTAAATaactattaatataaaattaaattattaataaaaacaatatacatatatatatatatatatatgttaatcaaCTCAGTCAAAAATTTTCGGTTCTATCAGGCATATATTAATaccaaatcaaatatttttatttttcattatcccTTTGACACCTTCTACCAATCTTTATATGCTTATTGGAtacataaagaaacaaaaagcaagaaaaaaaaaatcatatatactcATCCAAAGACATATGATTAGATTTATGAATTattaattgaagaaaaaacaaaaaacttaccTAGCcttgttgaaaatcaattccaatATGTTTCTGTTCTGTTATTGCACTTTGTAGAGTAGTATTGTATATTTGTTTCTGTAATAGGGTATACTTGTTTACTATAATGGAAGGAAGAaagcttaattttttattttaatatataagttttCCTTAGATTGATTAGGATCAGACCAAACAGATAACATATAGTATCTATAGATTTATAGATTTATAAACTAATAaggtaaattttgaaattgattgagatttaataaatatattaaaataaattaaaaattaggggCCACACTTAAGATTATATTCAAGTTTTATATtagataaatttttatagtatataaaaaagttcaaaaagttGGGGGACCATATGGCCTTAGTCATAGTTCTATCAATGTTTTTATgtgatattttatcttttaatgttatttattttaaaaagtgaaaCTCTTAAAAGCATATCCATCTACTTTtcactttaaaaaattaaaataaagagtagatttaattgtcaaatataaaaaaatcgaATTCATTATCTagattgaatattatataatttaatttaatattaaaataaaatttcaagctactttcatattttaattattaaatttttatttttctaccttttaattattatcaatttagaagaaattcaaataaaaaataagaaaaaaattataaataatgaatatttatagaaaataaaaataaaaaacattatataaagagcattgataaaagactttttaaaatcatacgtttttatattaaaagatgctttatattattaaaaaagtactatttattttaaaaagcttATATAAAGATGTTCTAAATAGCCTAAgttacaataaattatattttaatattagttaaaCAAGATAACCCGTTAACATTCAAAAAGTTTAAATGGATCAAAATGCAACAAATCCAAACTCAGActttaatgttttaaatttacAGGCTATTCCCAAGAAAAGGGTAAAGAGTATTAAATGTaattaaacatttaattatgTAGCAATATactaacatatattatatatattttttgagacTATCtattaatatgtattatatagAGAAGTGTTTTTCTGTGAACCATTTTCAGCCGATACTGAGACTGGCAAGGCTTGTTACGTCATTCACATATTACattgtaaattgaaaaataatttctaaGAAGATcaaattagttaatatataaaaccaccctctctttttcctttaataataactataatagAAGAAATTATTACTCCAATTCTTGTACACCAAGCTTCGTAGAATAGAGCGAgtcgaaaagaaagaaaggttcaacatcataaataaataattaaccacTGTTTCTTAAAGTCAGTGGCTCTACAACTTTCCCTCCGGCCTCAATGTCAAGCCCATGTATGATATACACCACTCAGCTTTTCGTAATGCTTACGCACAACACCAAAATTATCGAATGTGGAAATTGGAACGTAATTCCTCTAATCATTTAACACAACATTAAAAGAGATCCTCAATAATCCTAAATTTAAATCTCCATATCtcaatataactaaaaaataaatggttAAACGTCCTCTTCACTTGTTTTAGAGTGGAGGAACTCAATTTTCATCAACTCATTTCAATAAATTTGATCTAAAGATTTGATTTTACTATGTCATCGttgttaaatagaaaataacttTATCATCCATCAATTAGTATTAATATTTATAGGTTttgaattaaaaacaaaaaattgctaATCCATTATTccatagagggaaaaaaaaaatttgaagtacAATGTATAACCAAAATAATATCTTATACGTTTTCCATaagaataaactaaattaagtttttttaaggaaaaataataataaaacaagttaaattaaatattaaaacaagTTAGAAACTAccgataaaatattaaaacaagtAAAAACAAGAATTATTTAAAAGACGTGCCCCTAGAGCCTAGAATTACTCATAAAATAATTGATTATCACTTAAACAACTAGCTTTTCTTCCCAATTCATTATAAAAAtcatatgaattttattttcattcaaaTATTACGCCTATTATTGTCCCAAAAATATATCtctattcttattatttttacttattgATATCGTAAACTCTGCACCCAAATATgacaacaaaaaatatttagatatataatgcattattttggttatatttaggattttcttttccttaatcAATTAGCAATTATATTTAgagttgtcattttttttttctgttttatattaaattctAAACCATAAAAAGAAACCAAGGCTAATTAATGAGTAGTAGAGTAAGTTTCCAGTTTAGCAATCATTAAATGGCACAAGACAACCCCTTTGATCAAATTTATTGATATGGTACAATTTGGTTAATCCAAATTGAAATCCTCTATTTATGAGGATCCAAGTTGTTGTATCTTAAACAAAAAGGAAATCACAATTTTCTAGACAAGATAAAAAagcaatttcaaataaatttatctgTCCATTAATGCCCAAAATCAACCAAAGCATATGTTACTCTTATGTATTAGGATGCGAAAAATGATTAAACCTACATCTTCTAGCACTTTGCACTGACAGATGATCTATTTGAGGAATAACTTCACTAAAATTGATTACCACTcttcaaacaaaacaaatacaaTATTGTGACACCAATAGTTCTAAGAAAAATAAGCAGGCTCAACTGAAAGCTATCAATTCCTAGTCAGAATTTGCTAAAACCTACAATAATATTTCATATCCAAATGTTGTCTTATCATTTAAAAACAAGAAGTTAAACCCTCTGTTCCCGACCCTTACCATTCTATGAGGTACTAAAAAAAGGTTGAATGTCAAACAGCAACAAACAACCCTCTCCAACACAATAACAATCAATGATGTAGAAACCACCTTATATGTGACTCACACATGCAATTCTTGGAGAGATACATAACAAAAAGTTTTTCACTGGGATACTGCAATTCTAAACCATTAGCAACCTAAGAGAGGCACAGAATTTGTAGAAGTAAACAAATGTTAGGCCTTATCATTTAAGAACAACCAGTTAAATCCTTCATTCAGGTATCAAAGCCATGGAGGTGTTTAGATTCAAATCTTGCTAACATATAAAATTTCCAATTGATAATGACCACCCacacgaaaatgttttaaatgccTCAAATCCAAAGCAAAACCATTTTATGTTTTCAATGCCTATGACTGTCTGCACTTGTTTTGTAACCAGCCTCAAATCCAAAGCAAAACATAAAATGGTGAGAGATACTAACAAAAGGTTGAATCGCACCGCAACAAACCACAATAACAATCAATGATGCAGTAAAGTAGAAACCACCTTTTTTATGCGGCTCAAATATGCAACTCTTGATAACAAAAAGTTTTTCCACATTGAAGAAATACCATAACAAAAGGTTTTCCACCGTAGTTGTGGAAGTAATCAATCAAAAAAAGAATACGGAGAACGGAACACTTTAAACGCAAGTTTTTCCTAAGGAAAAAAATGGCGATAGGAACAGGATAGCTCATACATTAGTTAATAGAGCTTATAGTAGACTAACTAAGAGTATTAGCAGCTCATAAGTAAGATAAGGAACGTGACCGTAGACTAACTAAGAGTATTAGCAGCTCATAAGTAAGATAAGGAACGTGACCGTAGACTAACTAAGAGTATTAGCAGCTCATAAGTAAGATAAGGAACGTGACCCCCTATTTCCCCCCCAGGGATAGTAGAAGCCCCTCGCTAACTCTCCCTGGGGAAGAGTACTATTAAAGCGATAGCCCCATTCACCTTATTTCCTCTCTTTGGTCGGAAATGACGAGGCATAAACTCCATCAAACAAGGCATTGCATACAATGGTTAaacaataaatagaaaattcctCCTATTGCATGCGTCAtcataaaatttccattaatCATCTAGCTATCATCCCACTTCATTGCATGTGAAATGTTTCTAAGGATCTAATTCCTTTAGTAAATAAAAGTTCAAACGAATTTCTTCACCGATATAAGCTATGCATTCAAACAGTATGGCAAGTAGTTGGAAAAATGTTTAAGAGGAAGCACACATATAGGTTGAACTTCTTAATCATTAAATACAGAACAAAGCTCTGTAATCTCAATTCAAAATGAGGTTCGAATCTAGCTAATTCAAGCACATATTTCTCATAGAGGAAATCATCTGAAAATTTTTAATCCACCTAAacagatcaaaaaaaaaaaaaaaaaaagaagacaatataGCGTTGGGTAAAATCATTGCAAAACCTGAAGTAATCCCGAATCCGAATATAGCTCCGAAACTCAGAATAGAATTGCGGAACCATAGCCAAAATCTAAACCTAATAATAGAGAaccgtaataataataactggaATTGATACCCGAATGCTTCGACCCGACCCCGATTCATTTCTGAGGTGGGGAACCTAGGAGGCTGGCCTGCTGGAGCTCGAGGTCGTTCAACTGTTGCTCGCGGTCCATCTCGATGATCAAGGGGACAACGAGGACGAGGAAGGTAGTTCCGGCGAGCCAGGCGGCCTTGCCAGTGCTCTTGAGCAGCTTCTTGGTGACGAATCCGGCGTCGGATACGGCCTGCTTGCCCCGAGAGACGATTGGGGACTGAGATAGCTTAGCGATTATGCCAGTGTCATCATTCTTCTTGGGGCTCCGTCTGTCGGGGAGGGAAACACCGCCTCTTCGGGCTTGGGACGCCATAGATGAGACCAGGGAGAAAGAGAATTAGGCTGTGGCGTCGGCgagggtttttttctttcttctaacTTCTAAATGAGGACTCCGACCTTTTGGTGCACCGTACTACGCTGCGTTTCAGAGTCTTCTATTTTCACTTCTGGCCCAATTTTGAGccctttttgttattattgttttttttttcctaatgcaTTTCATTCATATATCGACTCCCCAACAAAATAGGACATttcttaaaaaaaggaaaaatttaatttaactaCATATTTTCTTAGGGTGGTGTTCTTGCCACGatactaaaattataattagtatatagaataatattcgggatacataaattattttggatgaaatataaaaaattatctctataaataaaatataaaaaaaaagaatcattaaTACTTTTCGTTTATTTGATTATGGCAAtgaattagaatttaaaattaacacaaaaaaattagtttaatgtttaatatttatttatatttatgttatttatatttcatttatcttttttcatttttaatcaaatatataatttattattgttcaatttaatttatattttatatattttttatttttattacatgttttaaaaaaataaggcATCAAATTCAAGattcttaaaaattattaatttaatattaccaTATTTATATTGCAAAAAGaaattgctatatatatatatatattgcctatTTTTTGATGGCAAAACAAGGAACAGTACTCCTTCCTGCCACCGCCATAGCATAGCAATACACTCACCTCACAACCACCGCCACAGCAATAAAATCATCTGATAATAATTTCATAACCTCATTTCAATAAAGTGAAGATGATTGTGTGAGAGGGGGGAATTTAGGAGACATGGAATTAAATGGTCAACAAAGGACCAGTAGATTGTAATCTGTGATAGAGTTTGggaataatgaaatataaaaatatgggTGGGAGGAATAGCGTATTGTtggagaaagaagaagagggtTTACAAATTTCCTAGTTACTGGTCTAGACTCCAGAGCTTCTGAAAGAGATTGATTAGTTTCAAGAGGTccgcaaatttttttttatttttttttggggtgaaattTAAGAGGCCCGTAATTAAAAACAGAGAGTGCTATTCTGTTTCATGTTATCAATTctcttaaaaaattttgtttattttctttgcaaTTTTGATTTACTAATACATGGAGTCTGAAACAGTGCTTGTTTTCATAGATTAtgggagagaaaatattatatggCTTTTTCTCTAATTCTCTTAGCTTCTGTaacttacaaatttttttttattttttctcctgtGGTAACAACATCTCCCATGTTTTTATTTCTATCAAACCACCTTAAAATCAAGAGTGATATAGGacataaattctattttttttcttacttgtattatgattatataattttatatttgtatgttttttcAGACAACAACAAactcattatatatatttgtatgttacaACGTTCTATAGtactataattaataattttatatttggttGTTCCCTGGCGTAATTTCTCTTCATGTTCAAGGAAAGCTAATATTGCAGCCTATAAGTTAGCTAGGGAGGCTTTGAAATGTACTAATACTATAGTATGGATTGACGAAGACCCAGTTGGCTATCTGATATTCTATATGCGGAGGCAAAACCCTGCTTAATGAAATTGAACTTTTCGTCTAGTAATTGTAATTAACctttcaagtaaaaaaaaaaaaagaactgtaattaagataataaactttagctttaaaaaaatagctttcttgtatttattttattttgggaatGTGGGGGTTCAGATCCAGAATCAGATTCATAAACCAAAAAAGCAGTACAAGCTCACGTGTTGTCCAACAAGGGACATCAATGAAAAATGGGAGCTCTAGAATGAATGAACAAATCTCTGTGCATCTTGGTTTTGAAGCAAAGAAACAGAAATGGGGCTTTACAGTTTTCAGTTTATAAGGCAAGGTCAGGTGGTCGTTTCTTCTGTCTCAATCTAACTCTTAAGGCGTTGTTAATTATTTACTGTGTGGCTCAAAAACCAtgacacacaaacacacacattaaaaagaaaaaaaaaaaattaaaaaagccaTCACATTTAGTTCCAATATATTCTATAAGGAGTCCAAGAAGTAAAGCCAAAACCCAAAACACCTGAATTTGAAAACAAACAACGAATaatgtgagttttttttttacttccctTTCCCTTTACCTATATGCTAACGTTTGCTTATTTTTtcacctttctttttctctgtctctatttatatttattcccCTTCCATACCGACACCCGCATTTTCGAAAAGCAGTTAATTTTTGAACGTTGGATTTCAAATAGAAAGAAACAGTAagtctctctctttccctctctctctctctctctctctctcgctctacATATCAATTAGATTTACATTTTTTGTAGctttttttctcatattttattacaattttttggGATTTCAAAGTGTATCCCAGACTGAAGGTGAGGGCATACGAACAAGAAGATTGTCTTTCTCAACGAGATGTTAGAAAAGCAGGTCTCTTGTCGATAATTACTACTGAATCTCCATCTATTGAAGCTCAAGCTGGTTCAGGTTCTCCACCTGGTACGTATTAACTTCCAAATATGCAAACATTAATGGTTTGATATTTCAAAATCAGGGTAATTTTTCAGGTTGATTTTCTTAATTaagatgaatttttaaaatttctataaaggagataaattttaatttgc
This genomic interval carries:
- the LOC107434226 gene encoding mitochondrial import receptor subunit TOM9-2, coding for MASQARRGGVSLPDRRSPKKNDDTGIIAKLSQSPIVSRGKQAVSDAGFVTKKLLKSTGKAAWLAGTTFLVLVVPLIIEMDREQQLNDLELQQASLLGSPPQK